The Planococcus versutus genome contains a region encoding:
- the purD gene encoding phosphoribosylamine--glycine ligase, with the protein MKVLVIGRGGREHAIVRQFAKSSSVTQVFAAPGNDGMREGAELASIDEMDFEGLTEFAKEQQVDFSFVGPEQPLSAGIVDFFEAKGLRIFGPSKAAAQIEGSKAFAKELMKKYTIPTASYETFTDTAPAIAFIKQHGAPIVIKADGLAAGKGVVVAVTEGEAIAAVNDMLEGQKFGESGSKVVIEEFLDGEEFSFMSFVHSGQIYPMVISQDHKRAYDGDRGPNTGGMGAYSPVPQISQAIIDQTFVEIVEPAVRAMALEDTPFNGILYTGVILTKKGPKVIEFNARFGDPETQVVLPRMKSDFGLFMNSILKGQQAELKWDEQAVLGVIIAANHYPETVEKGALLPDLTKLVGVEVTHAGTKKVADNYVGNGGRVLLVSASGSSIKAAQERVYDQLNSLEWTGFFYRTDIGWRAK; encoded by the coding sequence ATGAAGGTACTGGTCATTGGAAGAGGCGGACGAGAACATGCCATTGTTCGTCAATTCGCGAAATCTTCGTCTGTTACACAAGTTTTTGCAGCACCTGGTAATGATGGAATGCGTGAAGGTGCTGAACTAGCGTCAATTGATGAAATGGATTTTGAAGGTCTTACAGAGTTTGCAAAAGAGCAGCAAGTCGATTTTAGCTTTGTGGGGCCTGAACAACCTTTATCAGCAGGAATTGTCGACTTTTTTGAAGCCAAAGGACTACGCATCTTTGGTCCGTCCAAAGCGGCAGCACAAATCGAAGGCAGCAAAGCTTTTGCAAAAGAATTGATGAAAAAATACACGATCCCGACAGCAAGTTATGAAACCTTTACTGACACTGCTCCAGCGATTGCTTTTATTAAGCAACACGGAGCACCTATCGTCATTAAAGCAGACGGTTTAGCGGCTGGTAAAGGTGTTGTAGTGGCAGTGACCGAAGGGGAAGCGATTGCTGCTGTCAACGATATGCTAGAAGGACAGAAGTTCGGAGAGTCGGGTTCTAAAGTCGTCATTGAAGAATTTTTGGATGGAGAAGAATTTTCTTTCATGTCCTTTGTTCACAGTGGTCAGATTTATCCAATGGTTATTTCACAAGATCATAAACGTGCTTACGACGGGGATCGTGGACCGAATACGGGCGGTATGGGCGCTTATTCACCAGTACCACAAATATCGCAAGCGATTATTGATCAAACGTTTGTTGAAATTGTCGAACCCGCAGTTAGAGCAATGGCATTAGAAGACACACCATTTAATGGCATTCTTTATACCGGTGTCATTTTAACGAAAAAAGGTCCAAAAGTAATTGAGTTTAATGCGCGTTTTGGCGACCCTGAAACACAAGTTGTTTTGCCACGCATGAAATCAGATTTCGGACTTTTCATGAATTCTATTTTAAAGGGACAACAGGCTGAACTCAAGTGGGACGAGCAAGCTGTATTGGGTGTCATTATTGCAGCAAATCATTATCCAGAGACCGTTGAAAAAGGTGCGTTGTTGCCTGATTTAACTAAACTTGTAGGTGTTGAAGTAACGCATGCAGGTACAAAAAAAGTAGCTGACAACTATGTCGGAAATGGTGGACGTGTGCTACTCGTTTCAGCAAGCGGTTCTTCTATCAAAGCCGCTCAGGAAAGAGTTTATGACCAGTTAAACAGCTTAGAATGGACTGGTTTCTTTTACCGCACCGACATTGGATGGCGTGCAAAATAA
- a CDS encoding GNAT family N-acetyltransferase, whose translation MNWYEKLNQYFPIEEMKSKEHMDTLLKEKGSVYYKDEGPYHVLMYAEFPHFTFVDYLFVSKESRGMGLGRKTLQMLKDKNKPIILEVEPVDYEDTDTEKRLRFYAREGFEHASSIGYSRRSLATGEENSMEILYWTPSGETEEQIFEGMKKMYEDIHTYKDEHFYGESYDSVTDVLTFQEEEKKDVLKPFSDPVNND comes from the coding sequence ATGAATTGGTATGAAAAGCTAAATCAGTATTTTCCAATTGAAGAAATGAAGTCGAAAGAACACATGGATACCTTATTAAAAGAAAAAGGAAGCGTTTATTACAAAGATGAGGGTCCTTATCACGTATTAATGTATGCGGAGTTCCCGCACTTCACCTTTGTTGATTATTTGTTTGTATCGAAAGAGTCACGTGGCATGGGTCTTGGCAGAAAGACTTTGCAAATGTTAAAAGATAAAAACAAGCCGATTATTCTTGAAGTGGAACCGGTGGACTACGAAGATACAGATACAGAAAAACGCTTACGCTTTTATGCACGCGAAGGATTTGAACATGCATCTTCAATTGGTTACAGTCGTCGTTCACTTGCAACAGGCGAAGAAAATTCAATGGAAATTCTTTACTGGACACCAAGCGGTGAAACAGAAGAACAAATTTTTGAAGGCATGAAGAAAATGTATGAAGATATTCACACGTATAAAGATGAACACTTTTATGGAGAATCGTATGATTCGGTAACGGACGTACTAACTTTCCAAGAAGAAGAAAAGAAAGACGTGTTAAAACCATTTAGCGACCCGGTCAATAACGACTGA